A stretch of the Desulforamulus ferrireducens genome encodes the following:
- a CDS encoding IS3 family transposase (programmed frameshift), giving the protein MAKQQYSSEFKMEAIKRVEASEGTIASVAKELGIKTNTLHGWLKRYREKPEVPFPGSGKLSPDDELIKKLQREVRDLREENEILKKAGSLLREEPEIKRFEFIKANRSKFRVAKLCAMLGVSRSGYYAWENRPKSARDIENEILKEQIKLIHDKTKQTYGSRKITKELHRKGKIVNHKRVERLMKQEGLKSKVAKKYKATTNSNHNLPVAENILNRQFSAEKPNMKMVSDITYLWTEEGWLYIAGVMDLCGQKIIGLSMSERMTKELVINALDSARKRYRPAPGALIHSDRGSQYCSKDYQNYLKKHGFICSMSRKGNCWDNAPMEAFWGKMKHEWLYGQRFLTREQARAAVFEYIEIFYNRQRLHETNGYLTPEEYYSTAMAA; this is encoded by the exons ATGGCAAAACAGCAATATAGTTCAGAGTTCAAAATGGAAGCTATTAAACGGGTTGAAGCATCCGAAGGAACCATAGCCTCGGTTGCAAAAGAATTAGGTATAAAAACAAATACCCTACATGGTTGGTTAAAAAGATATCGTGAAAAGCCTGAAGTTCCCTTCCCAGGCAGCGGAAAATTAAGTCCAGATGACGAGCTAATAAAAAAACTTCAGCGCGAGGTTCGTGATCTCCGTGAGGAAAATGAAATCCTAAAAAAGGCGG GCAGCTTACTTCGCGAAGAACCTGAAATAAAAAGGTTCGAATTCATCAAAGCTAACCGTAGCAAATTCCGGGTGGCGAAGCTGTGCGCAATGCTTGGTGTTTCACGAAGCGGTTATTATGCATGGGAGAATCGCCCGAAAAGTGCAAGAGATATAGAAAATGAGATACTCAAGGAACAAATTAAATTAATACATGATAAAACAAAGCAAACCTATGGTTCCCGTAAAATTACTAAGGAACTCCACCGTAAAGGCAAAATAGTTAACCATAAGCGTGTAGAACGGCTCATGAAACAAGAAGGTCTTAAATCAAAGGTTGCTAAAAAATATAAAGCAACTACAAATTCAAACCATAACCTGCCAGTGGCAGAGAATATTTTAAACCGGCAATTTTCAGCAGAGAAACCCAACATGAAAATGGTCAGCGATATAACCTATCTATGGACAGAAGAGGGTTGGCTTTATATTGCTGGGGTGATGGATCTATGTGGTCAAAAAATAATTGGTCTCTCAATGAGCGAAAGAATGACAAAAGAGTTGGTCATCAACGCATTAGATAGCGCACGCAAAAGATATAGACCTGCCCCGGGGGCGTTAATTCATTCTGATCGTGGTAGCCAATATTGCTCAAAGGATTATCAAAATTACCTTAAAAAACATGGGTTTATTTGCAGTATGTCCCGAAAAGGCAATTGTTGGGACAATGCCCCTATGGAGGCCTTCTGGGGGAAAATGAAACACGAGTGGCTCTATGGGCAACGTTTTCTAACTCGTGAACAAGCTCGGGCCGCAGTATTTGAGTATATTGAGATATTTTATAACAGACAGCGTTTACATGAAACCAATGGCTATCTTACACCGGAGGAATATTACTCTACCGCAATGGCAGCTTAA